A region of Streptomyces sp. TG1A-60 DNA encodes the following proteins:
- a CDS encoding MerR family transcriptional regulator has translation MTADTPLSGRLDDDDYPAYTMGRAAEMLGTTPAFLRAIGEARLITPLRSEGGHRRYSRYQLRIAARARELVDRGTPIDAACRIVILEDQLEEAQRINAEYRRRAGHEVSGSSAPGSG, from the coding sequence ATGACAGCAGATACCCCCCTCAGTGGTCGTCTGGATGACGACGACTACCCCGCATACACGATGGGGCGGGCCGCCGAGATGCTCGGCACCACCCCGGCCTTCCTCCGAGCCATCGGTGAGGCCCGGCTGATCACTCCGCTGCGCTCGGAGGGCGGACACCGCCGGTACTCCCGCTACCAACTGCGGATCGCCGCGCGTGCCCGCGAGCTCGTCGACAGGGGCACCCCGATCGACGCCGCTTGCCGCATCGTCATCCTTGAGGACCAGCTTGAGGAAGCCCAGCGCATCAACGCCGAGTACCGCCGTCGTGCCGGGCACGAGGTATCCGGCAGTTCCGCTCCCGGTTCCGGCTGA
- a CDS encoding LysR substrate-binding domain-containing protein: MLKPLHLLTLRAVLRGGSFAIAARDLGYTASAVSQQISALERETGLVLFEREAHGVRPTAAAHRLVDLSDHALAALDDLDRHVRELATGVTGRLRLGSFPTAGVRLVPSALSAFTESRPRAQIQLEEGEPEELVAALGSGDLDIALVYEYGLSPRRWPGSLVRHRLLREDLALLRARDSGLSAQLPRLSRARWITSREDTAGAESLVRLCAAAGFEATIAFRSNNYDVVRELVSAGLGVAVVPALGHAPSDTVEATRLTQRSAHRTVLALHRRENSNPLLATMLDSLRRAIPVDEPFLHPAEPT, translated from the coding sequence TTGCTGAAACCCCTGCACCTGCTCACGCTGAGGGCGGTGCTCCGCGGCGGCTCGTTCGCGATCGCCGCCCGCGATCTCGGCTACACCGCGTCGGCGGTCTCCCAGCAGATCTCCGCCCTGGAGAGGGAGACCGGGCTCGTGCTGTTCGAGCGGGAGGCGCACGGGGTCCGTCCGACGGCCGCGGCGCACCGCCTCGTCGACCTCAGCGATCACGCACTGGCCGCCCTCGACGACCTGGACCGGCACGTGCGGGAGCTGGCCACCGGTGTCACCGGCCGGCTGCGGCTGGGCAGCTTTCCCACGGCCGGCGTCAGGCTCGTACCGTCCGCCCTGTCGGCGTTCACCGAAAGCCGCCCCCGCGCCCAGATCCAGCTGGAGGAGGGCGAGCCCGAGGAACTGGTCGCCGCACTCGGCAGCGGTGACCTGGACATCGCCCTGGTGTACGAGTACGGACTCAGCCCCCGCCGGTGGCCCGGCTCTCTGGTCCGCCACCGGCTGCTGCGGGAAGACCTCGCCCTGCTCCGCGCCCGCGACAGCGGCCTGAGCGCACAACTTCCCCGCCTCTCCCGGGCCCGCTGGATCACCAGCCGCGAGGACACCGCGGGCGCGGAGTCACTCGTCCGGCTGTGCGCGGCGGCCGGGTTCGAGGCCACGATCGCCTTCCGCAGCAACAACTACGACGTCGTACGGGAGCTGGTGTCCGCCGGACTGGGAGTGGCGGTGGTACCGGCGCTCGGACACGCCCCGAGCGACACCGTCGAGGCCACCCGGCTCACCCAGCGCTCCGCGCACCGCACCGTGCTGGCCCTGCACCGCCGCGAGAACAGCAATCCGCTGCTGGCCACCATGCTGGACTCGCTGCGGCGGGCCATACCCGTGGACGAGCCGTTTCTGCACCCGGCCGAACCGACGTGA
- a CDS encoding universal stress protein — protein MSDPVIVGVDGSASGIDAVEAAAREAHLRGAGLRIVHAFGRASGHLSVGAPPWHPADHGLEAMARGALARAEERAHEVAPDIRITRSVVAGEALEVLEIESRSASLAVVGSRGLSGFAGLLLGSTAVHLAAHGACPLMVVRGRPDPAGPVVLAVDGSEAGAAAVGFAFAEAALREAPLVAVHVWNTWSERAYEGPGDPLTAVVVGADRLHEAEQRLLDETVASWRTLYPQVEVERRLVRSRIRPALIEASRDAQLMVVGARGRGGFSGLLLGSVSQALLHHADCPVAVVRGKE, from the coding sequence ATGAGTGATCCGGTGATCGTGGGTGTGGACGGCTCCGCCTCCGGCATCGACGCCGTCGAGGCCGCGGCCCGTGAGGCGCACCTGCGCGGGGCGGGACTGCGGATCGTGCACGCCTTCGGCCGTGCGTCCGGACACCTGTCGGTCGGCGCGCCACCGTGGCACCCCGCCGACCACGGCCTGGAGGCGATGGCGCGGGGGGCACTGGCCCGCGCCGAGGAACGGGCGCACGAGGTCGCTCCGGACATCCGGATCACCCGGTCGGTGGTGGCCGGGGAGGCGCTCGAAGTGCTGGAGATCGAGTCGCGGTCGGCCTCGCTGGCGGTGGTCGGGTCCCGGGGCCTGAGCGGCTTCGCCGGGCTGTTGCTGGGCTCGACGGCGGTGCATCTGGCCGCCCACGGCGCCTGCCCGCTGATGGTGGTGCGGGGCCGCCCCGATCCGGCCGGCCCGGTGGTCCTGGCCGTGGACGGCTCCGAGGCCGGTGCGGCGGCGGTGGGGTTCGCGTTCGCCGAGGCGGCACTGCGCGAGGCGCCGCTGGTGGCCGTACACGTGTGGAACACGTGGAGCGAGCGCGCCTACGAAGGTCCCGGAGACCCCCTGACCGCCGTGGTGGTGGGCGCCGACCGTCTCCACGAGGCCGAGCAGCGCCTGCTGGACGAGACGGTGGCCTCCTGGCGGACGCTGTATCCCCAGGTCGAGGTGGAGCGGCGCCTGGTGCGTTCCCGGATCCGCCCGGCCCTGATCGAGGCCAGTCGCGACGCCCAGCTGATGGTGGTCGGTGCCCGGGGACGCGGCGGCTTCTCCGGTCTGCTGCTCGGCTCGGTCAGCCAGGCCCTGCTGCACCACGCCGACTGCCCCGTCGCCGTCGTGCGTGGCAAGGAGTGA
- a CDS encoding alpha/beta fold hydrolase, which produces MGGAVYHFGQYELDTERRRLSRDGQRVHVEPQALDLLCHLVEHRDRVVPKEELLATLGHGHTVTEAALATWLRTARLAIGDSGTRQQFIRTVRGHGCHFVARATVTSADAPAPPATPTVPAVAAAGQADHEVIRFCRSVDGTRIAYATTGDGPPLVKTANWLSHLDLDRTTPMWAHWFDGLTRDRQLVRYDERGCGLSARTVPSFTLDDLVDDLDSVVDAVGLDRFPLLGVSQGGAVAVAYAARHPERVSRLVLTAAYARGQQIRAGNDAERYAAQVDLNIARAGWRSQDTSFLRFFASQFLADATPAEWDAFAAYSRQTTSPANGLRFLEEFARIDVSHIAHRVTCPTLIIHSRDDARVPVAQALELATLIPDSRLILLESRNHLFTAADPAWPTFLSHLDNFLAE; this is translated from the coding sequence GTGGGCGGCGCGGTATACCACTTCGGGCAGTACGAGTTGGACACGGAACGCCGTCGGCTCAGCCGCGACGGACAGCGTGTCCACGTCGAACCTCAGGCTCTGGATCTGCTCTGCCACCTCGTCGAGCACCGCGATCGCGTCGTACCGAAAGAGGAACTTCTCGCCACGCTGGGGCACGGACACACGGTCACCGAGGCCGCACTCGCCACCTGGTTGCGCACGGCCCGCCTCGCGATCGGTGACAGCGGCACACGACAGCAGTTCATCCGCACCGTGCGCGGGCACGGCTGTCACTTCGTCGCGCGCGCGACCGTGACCTCCGCCGATGCGCCCGCTCCGCCCGCCACGCCCACCGTCCCCGCCGTCGCGGCGGCGGGGCAGGCGGACCACGAGGTCATCAGGTTCTGCCGGTCCGTCGACGGCACCCGCATCGCCTACGCCACCACCGGCGACGGTCCACCCCTGGTGAAGACCGCCAACTGGCTGTCCCACCTCGATCTCGATCGGACCACCCCGATGTGGGCACACTGGTTCGACGGCCTCACCCGCGACCGGCAGCTCGTCCGCTACGACGAACGGGGCTGCGGCCTCTCCGCACGGACGGTGCCCAGCTTCACCCTCGACGACCTGGTCGACGACCTCGACTCCGTGGTCGATGCCGTCGGCCTCGACCGCTTTCCCCTGCTGGGGGTGTCACAGGGCGGCGCGGTGGCGGTCGCCTATGCCGCGCGCCACCCCGAGCGGGTCAGCAGGCTGGTCCTCACCGCGGCCTACGCCCGGGGACAGCAGATCCGGGCCGGCAACGACGCGGAGCGCTATGCCGCTCAGGTCGACCTGAACATCGCCCGCGCCGGATGGCGCTCCCAGGACACCAGCTTCCTGCGCTTCTTCGCCTCCCAGTTCCTCGCCGACGCCACACCCGCGGAATGGGACGCGTTCGCCGCCTACTCACGGCAGACGACCTCGCCCGCCAACGGTCTCCGCTTCCTGGAGGAGTTCGCCCGCATCGACGTCTCCCACATCGCCCACCGGGTGACCTGTCCCACGCTGATCATCCACTCCCGCGACGACGCGCGCGTCCCCGTCGCACAGGCGCTGGAACTGGCCACTCTCATCCCCGACAGCCGACTCATCCTGCTCGAAAGCCGTAACCACCTGTTCACCGCCGCCGACCCCGCCTGGCCCACCTTCCTCTCCCACCTCGACAACTTCCTCGCCGAGTAG
- a CDS encoding cold-shock protein encodes MATGTVKWFNAEKGFGFIEQDGGGADVFAHYSNIAAQGFRELLEGQKVSFDIAQGQKGPTAENIVPA; translated from the coding sequence ATGGCTACTGGCACCGTGAAGTGGTTCAACGCGGAAAAGGGCTTCGGCTTCATCGAGCAGGACGGCGGCGGCGCCGACGTCTTCGCCCACTACTCGAACATCGCCGCCCAGGGCTTCCGCGAGCTGCTGGAGGGTCAGAAGGTGTCCTTCGACATCGCGCAGGGCCAGAAGGGCCCGACGGCCGAGAACATCGTTCCCGCCTGA
- a CDS encoding DEAD/DEAH box helicase, protein MNRARTARSTRSTRTYDRSGGSAAQRSGAPRRSKGYERRPAAPQGEFALPVTVTPALPAVESFADLALPAPLLAALGHEGVTVPFPIQGATLPNSLAGRDVLGRGRTGSGKTLAFGLALLARTAGRRAEPRQPLALVLVPTRELAQQVTDALTPYARAVRLRLATVVGGMSIGRQAGALRAGAEVVVATPGRLKDLIDRGDCRLDGVTITVLDEADQMADMGFMPQVTALLDQVRPEGQRMLFSATLDRNVDLLVRRYLTDPVVHSVDPSAGAVTTMEHHVLHVREADKYQTTTEIAARDGRVIMFLDTKHAVDRLTKHLLNSGVRAAALHGGKSQPQRTRTLAQFKTGHVTVLVATNVAARGIHVDNLDLVVNVDPPGDHKDYLHRGGRTARAGESGSVVTLVTPDQRRGMSRLMASAAITPRITSVRSGEAELSRITGAQAPSGVPVVIAAPAPASPRRATSSAAPSSRGRRDRPAQGRATGRPGRRRAQQPAFGSAA, encoded by the coding sequence TTGAACCGCGCACGCACCGCCCGCTCGACCCGCTCGACCCGCACCTACGACCGCTCCGGGGGCTCCGCCGCCCAGCGTTCGGGGGCTCCGCGGCGCTCCAAGGGCTACGAACGCCGACCGGCCGCACCCCAGGGCGAGTTCGCGCTGCCGGTGACGGTCACGCCCGCGCTGCCCGCCGTCGAGTCGTTCGCCGACCTCGCCCTGCCGGCGCCGTTGCTGGCCGCGCTCGGGCACGAGGGCGTGACCGTACCGTTCCCCATCCAGGGGGCTACCCTGCCGAACTCCCTCGCCGGACGTGACGTGCTCGGCCGCGGCCGTACCGGGTCGGGCAAGACCCTCGCCTTCGGCCTCGCGTTGCTGGCCCGTACAGCGGGCCGACGCGCCGAGCCGCGGCAGCCGCTCGCCCTGGTCCTCGTCCCCACCCGCGAGCTGGCCCAGCAGGTCACCGACGCGCTCACCCCGTACGCCCGCGCCGTGCGGCTGCGGCTGGCCACCGTGGTCGGCGGCATGTCGATCGGCAGGCAGGCGGGTGCGCTGCGGGCCGGGGCGGAGGTCGTCGTCGCGACGCCGGGGCGGCTCAAGGACCTGATCGACCGTGGCGACTGCCGACTGGACGGCGTCACCATCACCGTCCTGGACGAGGCCGACCAGATGGCCGACATGGGCTTCATGCCCCAGGTCACCGCCCTGCTCGACCAGGTGCGCCCCGAAGGGCAGCGGATGCTCTTCTCCGCCACTCTGGACCGCAACGTCGACCTGCTCGTCCGCCGCTACCTGACCGACCCGGTGGTTCACTCCGTCGACCCGTCGGCGGGTGCCGTCACCACGATGGAGCACCACGTGCTCCACGTGCGCGAGGCGGACAAGTACCAGACGACCACCGAGATCGCGGCGCGAGACGGCCGGGTGATCATGTTCCTGGACACCAAGCACGCCGTGGACCGGCTGACCAAGCACCTGCTGAACAGCGGCGTCCGCGCCGCGGCTCTGCACGGCGGCAAGTCCCAGCCCCAGCGCACCCGGACCCTCGCCCAGTTCAAGACCGGTCATGTGACGGTCCTGGTGGCGACGAACGTCGCGGCCCGCGGCATCCACGTCGACAACCTCGACCTGGTCGTCAACGTGGATCCGCCGGGCGACCACAAGGACTACCTGCACCGCGGCGGCCGTACCGCCCGCGCCGGCGAGTCCGGCAGCGTCGTCACCCTCGTGACACCGGACCAGCGCCGCGGCATGAGCCGGCTGATGGCCTCGGCCGCGATCACCCCCCGGATCACCTCGGTGCGTTCGGGTGAGGCGGAACTGAGCCGCATCACAGGCGCCCAGGCCCCTTCCGGTGTCCCCGTCGTCATCGCCGCACCGGCCCCGGCATCCCCCCGCCGCGCCACGTCCTCCGCGGCTCCCTCGTCCCGGGGCCGCCGCGACCGCCCCGCCCAGGGGCGCGCCACCGGACGTCCGGGGCGGCGCAGGGCGCAGCAGCCCGCCTTCGGCTCGGCGGCCTAG
- a CDS encoding FAD-linked oxidase C-terminal domain-containing protein, with the protein MTMTARERGGVDAAAVAAALARGDCGEVAGDAGRRAQYSADASNYRQVPLAVVFPRHRRHVLNTLAVCRRLGVPVTSRGAGTSTSGQAVGPGVILDFSRCFNRLLALDPGARTATVEPGIVLDDLQRAASGHGLLFGADPSTHSRCTLGGMIGNNACGSHSLAWGRTADNVLELDVVTYRGTVVRLGEMTRREIDEAIAVGDDRGRLIASLHRLAQDNLAALRTKLGRFPRQVSGYALEHLLPERRFNLARALVGSEGTLAVVLSATVRLISPPPARALVVLGFQDAGAAADAVPALLEHRPLALEGLDQALTDIVTRPETRATIDTLPAARAWLFAELGGTADELPLRATELAETARQSTGFTGSEVVTDPDRARRLWRIREDGAGLATRTPDGAEAWPGWEDAAVPPGRLGPYLRQFTQLLQRYDLRGAVYGHFGEGCLHVRIDFDFTTGRGTAVFRAFVTDAAKLIAAHGGSLSGEHGDGQARSELLPLMYGPEVIALFEEFKNVWDPDNGLNPGMIVRPLPLDGNLRVSPHRTPLPLTSVRKGFAFHADDGDFAKATRRCVGVGKCRTAAPGGDVMCPSYRVTLDEKDSTRGRARLLYEMTQGEVITDGWRSTEVRDVLDLCLSCKGCSVDCPVGVDMATYKSEFLHHHYKGRVRPASHYTMGWLPLLSRLAARMPRLVNSLTGSRLAPAVKRLGGIDGRREIPRFADETFLSWFRRRTPRGDGGRGPVMLWVDSFNNHLTPEVLRAGVAVLENAGFRVRVPDGTQCCGLTWVTTGQLGVARRVARRTLTALTPAIEAGLPVVGLEPSCTATLRTDLPELLDGDGDDLDQVRARARALADATVTLAELLVQRAPDWQPPRVDAHSISQTHCHQHATSGFGADSALLHRMGVDNTTLASGCCGLAGNFGFERGHYDLSVAAGEQVLLPAVRSAAPDTHILADGFSCRTQIAQRTDRTGTHLAQLIARALPATDTDKEPTRD; encoded by the coding sequence GTGACCATGACAGCGCGGGAGCGCGGCGGCGTCGACGCGGCGGCTGTGGCCGCGGCCCTCGCCCGCGGGGACTGTGGCGAGGTCGCCGGTGACGCCGGCCGCCGGGCGCAGTACTCGGCCGACGCCTCCAACTACCGTCAGGTCCCGCTGGCGGTGGTGTTCCCCCGGCACCGGCGGCACGTGCTCAACACCCTCGCCGTGTGCCGCCGTCTGGGGGTGCCGGTCACCTCGCGCGGAGCCGGCACCAGTACCTCCGGCCAGGCGGTGGGGCCGGGCGTGATCCTCGATTTCTCCCGCTGCTTCAACCGGCTGCTCGCGCTGGACCCGGGAGCACGGACGGCCACGGTGGAGCCGGGCATCGTCCTGGACGATCTGCAGCGGGCGGCCTCCGGCCACGGCCTCCTCTTCGGCGCCGACCCCTCCACCCACAGCCGCTGCACGCTCGGCGGCATGATCGGCAACAACGCCTGCGGATCGCACTCCCTGGCCTGGGGACGCACCGCCGACAACGTCCTGGAACTCGACGTGGTCACCTACCGGGGCACGGTGGTGCGGCTCGGCGAGATGACCCGGCGGGAGATCGACGAGGCGATCGCCGTCGGCGACGACCGGGGGCGACTGATCGCGTCCCTGCACCGGCTCGCCCAGGACAACCTGGCCGCGCTGCGTACGAAACTGGGGCGGTTCCCCCGACAGGTGTCGGGCTACGCGCTGGAACACCTGCTGCCCGAGCGCCGCTTCAACCTCGCCCGGGCCCTGGTCGGCAGCGAGGGCACGCTCGCCGTCGTCCTCTCGGCGACCGTCCGCCTGATCTCCCCGCCCCCCGCCCGTGCTCTGGTGGTCCTCGGCTTCCAGGACGCCGGCGCCGCGGCCGACGCCGTACCCGCCCTGCTGGAGCACCGGCCGCTCGCGCTGGAAGGACTCGACCAGGCACTGACCGACATCGTCACCCGCCCCGAGACCCGGGCCACGATCGACACCCTGCCCGCCGCACGGGCCTGGCTCTTCGCCGAACTCGGCGGTACGGCAGACGAGTTGCCCCTCCGTGCCACCGAACTCGCCGAGACCGCCCGGCAGTCCACGGGCTTCACCGGCAGCGAGGTCGTCACCGATCCCGACCGTGCCCGACGGCTGTGGCGGATCCGTGAGGACGGAGCGGGCCTGGCCACGCGCACGCCCGACGGCGCCGAAGCCTGGCCCGGCTGGGAGGACGCGGCCGTCCCTCCCGGCCGACTGGGCCCCTACCTGCGCCAGTTCACCCAACTGCTCCAGCGGTACGACCTCCGGGGCGCGGTCTACGGGCACTTCGGCGAGGGCTGTCTGCACGTCCGTATCGACTTCGACTTCACCACCGGACGGGGCACCGCCGTGTTCCGCGCCTTCGTCACCGACGCCGCGAAGCTGATCGCCGCACACGGCGGCTCGCTCTCCGGCGAACACGGCGACGGCCAGGCCCGCTCCGAACTGCTGCCGCTCATGTACGGGCCGGAGGTCATCGCCCTGTTCGAGGAGTTCAAGAACGTCTGGGACCCCGACAACGGCCTCAACCCCGGCATGATCGTGCGACCGCTGCCCCTGGACGGCAACCTGCGGGTCAGCCCGCACCGGACCCCGCTGCCCCTGACCTCGGTGAGGAAGGGCTTCGCCTTCCACGCCGACGACGGCGACTTCGCCAAGGCCACCCGCCGCTGCGTCGGCGTCGGCAAGTGCCGTACGGCCGCCCCTGGCGGTGACGTCATGTGCCCCAGCTACCGGGTCACCCTCGACGAGAAGGACTCCACCCGGGGCCGCGCCCGCCTGCTGTACGAGATGACCCAGGGCGAGGTGATCACCGACGGCTGGCGGTCGACCGAGGTCCGCGACGTCCTCGACCTGTGCCTGTCCTGCAAGGGGTGCAGCGTGGACTGCCCGGTCGGGGTGGACATGGCCACGTACAAGTCGGAGTTCCTGCACCACCACTACAAGGGCCGCGTCCGGCCCGCCTCCCACTACACGATGGGCTGGCTGCCGCTGCTGTCCCGCCTGGCCGCGAGGATGCCGCGACTGGTCAACTCCCTCACCGGCTCCCGGCTGGCGCCCGCCGTCAAGCGGCTCGGCGGCATCGACGGCCGGCGTGAGATCCCGCGCTTCGCGGACGAGACCTTCCTGAGCTGGTTCCGCCGGCGCACTCCCCGGGGAGACGGCGGACGCGGCCCGGTGATGCTCTGGGTCGACTCCTTCAACAACCACCTCACGCCCGAGGTCCTCCGGGCCGGGGTCGCCGTGCTGGAGAACGCCGGCTTCCGCGTCCGGGTCCCGGACGGTACCCAGTGCTGCGGACTGACCTGGGTCACCACCGGTCAACTCGGCGTCGCCCGCCGCGTCGCGCGGCGCACCCTCACCGCCCTGACCCCCGCGATCGAGGCCGGCCTGCCGGTCGTCGGCCTGGAACCCAGCTGCACGGCGACGCTCAGGACCGACCTCCCCGAACTCCTCGACGGCGACGGTGACGACCTCGACCAGGTGCGCGCCCGTGCCCGCGCCCTCGCCGACGCCACCGTCACCCTGGCCGAACTCCTCGTCCAGCGAGCCCCCGACTGGCAGCCCCCGCGCGTCGACGCCCACTCGATCAGCCAGACACACTGCCACCAGCACGCGACCTCCGGCTTCGGCGCCGACAGCGCCCTGCTGCACCGGATGGGCGTCGACAACACCACGCTCGCCTCCGGGTGCTGCGGCCTGGCCGGCAACTTCGGCTTCGAACGCGGCCACTACGACCTCTCCGTGGCGGCGGGCGAACAGGTCCTGCTCCCCGCCGTACGCTCCGCCGCCCCGGACACGCACATCCTCGCCGACGGATTCAGCTGCCGTACCCAGATCGCCCAGCGGACCGACCGGACCGGCACCCACCTCGCACAGCTCATCGCCCGCGCGCTGCCCGCCACCGATACCGACAAGGAACCCACCCGTGACTGA
- a CDS encoding SCO5918 family protein — protein sequence MRCVIARYPFDLTKSGVLASMKGVTPELVTGESVTIGRRRYPVKQVGQVITRQDRRDFTSGEVVRALDRLGFTCHDHLRATPARVPTPLQTASALLGASSLEV from the coding sequence ATGCGCTGTGTCATCGCCCGGTACCCGTTCGACCTGACCAAGAGCGGAGTGCTCGCCTCGATGAAGGGCGTCACTCCCGAGCTCGTCACGGGTGAGTCCGTGACCATCGGCCGCCGCCGCTACCCCGTCAAGCAGGTGGGCCAGGTCATCACCCGACAGGACCGCCGCGACTTCACCAGCGGCGAGGTCGTCCGGGCCCTGGACCGACTCGGCTTCACCTGCCACGACCACCTCAGGGCCACGCCCGCGCGTGTTCCCACTCCGCTCCAGACCGCGTCGGCACTGCTCGGCGCATCCTCCCTGGAGGTATGA
- a CDS encoding IS630 family transposase — translation MAERVRVREIDDDEGRRLLRIIRRGTGSVVTWRRAQMVLLSAQGMPVAKIAEVSFTSDDRVRDVIHNFNTDGFESLYPKYKGGRPKTFTLPERREIKKIAKSKPAEHDLPFSTWSLTKLADFLVAEGVVDDISHEGLRILLREEGVSFQRLKTWKTSRDPDYAAKKARVEHLYAIADGEVIPEEGEPEVVFCLDEFGPLNLMPHPGRQWAERGGKYKDPDREPRRRRRATYNRYGGVRHLFAALDLAKDKLYGHIKPIKRRTQFLEFCRYLRTLYPAGVRIAIVCDNFSPHLTTKKCQRVGTWAAANNVEIAYTPTNSSWLNRVEAQFTALRYFTLDGTDHADHKEQGSMIRRYIIWRNRHADDRRLRAVVDRANIA, via the coding sequence GTGGCAGAACGAGTACGCGTGCGTGAGATCGATGACGACGAGGGCAGACGGCTGCTGCGGATCATCCGCAGGGGGACTGGGTCGGTGGTGACCTGGCGGCGGGCCCAGATGGTGCTGCTGTCCGCGCAGGGCATGCCGGTGGCGAAGATTGCCGAGGTGTCGTTCACCAGCGACGACCGGGTCCGCGATGTGATCCACAACTTCAACACCGACGGCTTCGAGTCGCTGTATCCGAAGTACAAGGGCGGCCGGCCCAAGACGTTCACATTGCCCGAGCGTCGCGAGATCAAGAAGATCGCCAAGTCCAAGCCCGCCGAGCACGACCTGCCGTTCTCGACCTGGAGTCTGACCAAGCTGGCGGACTTCCTGGTCGCCGAGGGGGTGGTCGACGACATCAGCCACGAGGGCCTTCGCATCCTGCTCCGCGAGGAAGGCGTCTCCTTTCAACGCCTGAAGACCTGGAAGACCTCCCGCGACCCGGACTACGCGGCCAAGAAGGCACGCGTCGAGCACCTGTATGCCATCGCCGACGGCGAGGTCATACCCGAGGAGGGCGAGCCCGAAGTCGTCTTCTGTCTGGACGAGTTCGGGCCGCTCAACCTGATGCCCCACCCTGGCCGGCAGTGGGCCGAACGCGGCGGCAAGTACAAGGACCCCGACCGTGAACCACGTCGTCGTCGGCGGGCGACCTACAACCGCTACGGCGGGGTGCGGCACCTGTTCGCCGCTCTGGACCTGGCCAAGGACAAGCTCTACGGCCACATCAAGCCCATCAAGCGACGCACTCAGTTCCTGGAGTTCTGCCGCTACCTGCGCACCCTCTACCCGGCCGGTGTCCGCATCGCGATCGTCTGCGACAACTTTTCCCCGCATCTGACCACGAAGAAGTGCCAGCGGGTCGGCACCTGGGCGGCGGCGAACAACGTCGAGATCGCCTACACCCCGACGAACTCCTCGTGGCTCAACCGCGTCGAGGCCCAGTTCACCGCTTTGCGCTACTTCACCCTCGACGGCACCGACCATGCCGACCACAAGGAACAGGGCAGCATGATCCGCCGCTACATCATCTGGCGAAACCGCCATGCCGACGACCGACGCCTACGCGCCGTCGTCGACAGGGCAAACATTGCCTGA
- a CDS encoding Glu/Leu/Phe/Val dehydrogenase dimerization domain-containing protein translates to MTDALSLVDDWGPEKIVVVSHRRTGMKGVLVIDNTARGMGKGGTRMSPRVTVGEVARLARVMTWKWAGVDLFYGGAKAGIAADPAARDKEAVLRAFARALSNEVPREYVMGLDMGLTESDAAIIQDELGDRGAAVGTPEHLGGVAYDKLGVTGYGVAEATDAAARHLGLPLAGARVAIQGFGAVGSAVARRCAELGATVVAVSTAHGALHDPGGLDVDDLLTAREEHGDHFVTLPAQGTALASGAELTVDCDILVPAALQDVIDRTTAQEIKAKLVVEGANLPTSAEAQGILAERGITVLPDFIANAGGVVAAAFAMDARHSGFRPDTPAIFETISTRLRANTVTVLDEAHRRDVTPHAAGRALAEHRVRTAMRSKGRIPRD, encoded by the coding sequence GTGACTGACGCACTCTCCCTCGTCGACGACTGGGGCCCCGAGAAGATCGTCGTCGTCTCGCACCGGCGCACCGGCATGAAGGGCGTCCTGGTCATCGACAACACGGCCCGGGGCATGGGCAAGGGCGGAACCCGCATGAGCCCGCGGGTGACGGTCGGCGAGGTGGCCCGCCTCGCCCGGGTCATGACGTGGAAGTGGGCCGGTGTCGACCTCTTCTACGGCGGCGCCAAGGCCGGCATAGCCGCCGACCCGGCCGCCCGCGACAAGGAGGCCGTCCTGCGCGCGTTCGCCCGCGCCCTGTCCAACGAGGTGCCCCGCGAGTACGTGATGGGGCTCGACATGGGGCTGACCGAGAGTGACGCCGCCATCATCCAGGACGAACTCGGCGACCGGGGGGCCGCCGTCGGTACCCCCGAACACCTCGGCGGTGTCGCGTACGACAAGCTCGGCGTCACCGGATACGGAGTCGCCGAGGCCACGGACGCCGCGGCCCGCCACCTGGGCCTGCCCCTGGCCGGAGCCCGCGTCGCGATCCAGGGTTTCGGCGCCGTCGGCAGCGCGGTTGCCAGGCGATGCGCCGAGCTGGGCGCCACCGTCGTGGCGGTCTCCACCGCCCACGGGGCGCTGCACGACCCCGGCGGACTCGATGTCGACGACCTCCTGACGGCCCGCGAGGAGCACGGCGACCACTTCGTCACCCTCCCCGCCCAGGGCACCGCGCTCGCCTCCGGCGCGGAACTCACCGTGGACTGCGACATCCTGGTGCCCGCCGCCCTGCAGGACGTCATCGACCGCACCACCGCGCAGGAGATCAAGGCCAAGCTCGTCGTCGAAGGCGCCAACCTGCCCACTTCCGCCGAGGCCCAGGGCATCCTCGCCGAGCGCGGCATCACGGTGCTCCCCGACTTCATCGCCAACGCCGGAGGCGTCGTCGCCGCCGCCTTCGCGATGGACGCCCGCCACTCCGGCTTCCGCCCCGACACCCCCGCCATCTTCGAGACGATCTCGACCAGGCTGCGCGCCAACACGGTCACCGTCCTCGACGAGGCCCACCGCCGAGACGTCACCCCCCACGCCGCCGGCCGCGCCCTGGCCGAACACCGGGTCCGCACCGCCATGCGCAGCAAGGGCCGCATCCCCCGCGACTGA